A genomic window from Tolypothrix sp. PCC 7910 includes:
- a CDS encoding ribonuclease Z → MQITFLGTSSGVPTRARNVSSVALRLPQRAELWLFDCGEGTQHQLLRSELKISQLSRIFITHMHGDHIFGLMGLLASCGLAGNVQRVDIYGPPGLNEYIQASLRYSYTHFSYPVKVHAIRPGVIYEDDEFTVTCGPLHHRITSFGYRVAEKDRAGRFDVEKAKELQIPPGRVYGQLKRGETVTLNDGRVINGKELCGPTEIGRKIAYCTDTVFCEGAVELAQDADVLIHEATFAHQDAEMAFQRLHSTTTMAAQTALAAQAHRLIMTHFSPRYAPGNVIELKDLLKEARAIFPNTDMAHDFMVYEVPRRREVELTKAGA, encoded by the coding sequence GTGCAGATCACATTTTTAGGGACAAGTTCTGGTGTACCCACAAGAGCGCGTAATGTTTCCAGTGTTGCCCTCAGATTACCCCAAAGGGCAGAACTGTGGTTATTCGATTGTGGCGAAGGTACTCAGCATCAGCTTTTGCGGAGTGAACTAAAAATTAGCCAACTATCCCGAATTTTTATTACTCATATGCACGGCGACCACATCTTTGGTTTGATGGGACTGCTTGCTAGCTGTGGTTTAGCTGGAAATGTGCAACGGGTTGATATTTATGGCCCGCCGGGATTAAATGAATATATCCAAGCATCTTTACGTTACTCCTACACGCATTTTTCCTACCCCGTAAAAGTTCACGCCATCCGTCCCGGGGTAATTTATGAAGATGATGAGTTCACAGTTACCTGTGGGCCTTTGCATCATCGCATTACCAGTTTTGGCTACCGAGTTGCAGAAAAAGACCGCGCTGGACGCTTTGATGTGGAAAAAGCCAAGGAGTTGCAAATTCCTCCAGGTCGAGTTTATGGTCAACTCAAGCGTGGTGAAACAGTAACTCTCAACGATGGGCGAGTAATCAATGGTAAAGAACTGTGCGGCCCTACGGAAATTGGACGTAAAATTGCTTATTGTACAGACACAGTTTTTTGTGAAGGTGCAGTGGAATTAGCACAAGATGCAGATGTGTTAATTCATGAGGCAACTTTTGCTCATCAAGATGCAGAGATGGCTTTTCAAAGATTGCATTCCACTACTACAATGGCAGCACAAACTGCTTTAGCTGCTCAAGCACATCGCCTGATCATGACTCATTTTAGCCCTCGTTATGCACCGGGAAACGTTATAGAGTTGAAAGATTTACTTAAAGAGGCTAGAGCAATTTTCCCGAATACAGATATGGCCCATGATTTTATGGTTTATGAAGTACCCAGACGACGCGAAGTAGAGTTAACCAAAGCTGGTGCATAA
- a CDS encoding M56 family metallopeptidase: MHLIMILTALAVAWSLRCSWNQPQGNWSLRWRRSLFLFLFPPLLLFMTAIAVLCMGPQGKMGGMYTGWGSYILAFSYLAIFSVLCIKYAYQGWQSVKSTRNYPLVPFGNRNIRLLNTGALFAGQIGFWHPELVVSEGLLQTLSPEHLETVLAHEQGHYHYRDTFWFFWLGWVRSCTAWLPNTEALWEELLVLRELRADGYAASQVDPLLLAESLLLVVSTTPVLSEVCCAALGSPGTGDRLEQRIEALLAPQEPIPTVQLWVCPSLLLAFLPLVTVIFHT; this comes from the coding sequence ATACATTTAATCATGATTTTGACTGCTTTGGCAGTTGCTTGGTCGTTAAGATGCTCATGGAATCAACCCCAAGGTAATTGGAGTTTACGCTGGCGGCGATCGCTATTTTTATTCCTGTTTCCGCCTTTGCTACTATTTATGACTGCGATCGCAGTGCTATGCATGGGGCCCCAAGGTAAAATGGGGGGAATGTATACAGGTTGGGGCAGTTATATCTTAGCGTTTAGCTATCTTGCAATTTTTAGTGTTTTATGCATTAAATACGCCTACCAAGGATGGCAGTCTGTAAAATCTACCCGCAATTATCCTTTAGTCCCTTTCGGTAACAGAAACATCCGACTGCTCAACACAGGGGCACTCTTCGCAGGTCAAATTGGTTTTTGGCACCCCGAATTAGTTGTGAGCGAAGGATTACTGCAAACTCTTTCACCAGAGCATTTAGAAACAGTCTTGGCCCATGAGCAAGGACATTACCATTACCGAGACACATTCTGGTTTTTCTGGCTGGGTTGGGTACGTTCCTGTACCGCTTGGTTGCCCAATACAGAAGCATTGTGGGAAGAACTACTAGTTTTGCGCGAACTTCGGGCTGATGGTTATGCCGCATCCCAGGTTGACCCCCTGTTACTAGCCGAATCACTGCTGTTAGTGGTGAGTACCACCCCCGTATTATCTGAAGTATGCTGTGCGGCTTTAGGTTCACCAGGAACAGGCGATCGCTTAGAACAAAGAATTGAAGCACTACTAGCACCACAAGAACCAATCCCAACAGTCCAATTGTGGGTTTGCCCTAGCTTACTCTTAGCGTTTCTCCCCTTAGTTACTGTAATATTTCATACTTAA
- a CDS encoding BlaI/MecI/CopY family transcriptional regulator, giving the protein MAPLPDYRPKQLSVGPLEAEILQIIWELGSATVKDVHDRILSDPNRELAYTSVTTVLRRLTDKGWLACDKKGKAFYWRPLLTKQQAEVIKAHEQLQRFLAVGNPDVIAAFADSLDEASSNQIEAIAKRIQAARQAREGK; this is encoded by the coding sequence ATGGCTCCTTTACCAGACTACCGCCCTAAACAATTGTCCGTAGGCCCTTTAGAAGCAGAAATTTTGCAGATCATCTGGGAACTGGGTTCCGCTACAGTTAAGGATGTACACGATCGCATTCTCTCTGACCCGAACCGGGAGTTAGCTTATACCTCTGTCACTACCGTTCTCCGTCGCCTGACTGATAAAGGTTGGCTAGCTTGCGACAAAAAAGGAAAAGCATTTTATTGGCGACCATTGCTGACCAAGCAGCAAGCTGAGGTGATTAAAGCCCATGAACAATTACAGCGATTTTTGGCGGTAGGTAATCCTGATGTCATCGCTGCTTTTGCTGATAGCCTTGATGAAGCTAGCAGCAACCAAATAGAAGCGATCGCCAAACGCATTCAAGCCGCACGTCAAGCCAGGGAGGGGAAATGA
- a CDS encoding 1-acyl-sn-glycerol-3-phosphate acyltransferase has translation MSNQGCENILNIDAETSLFDSYKFSWFDWFCLWYPPGWLILFNRHWQHYHSDPDGWNWWEYLLFLLPGGFYLAMLSRWLRLGFRAPRKEIGEFEPKYQQAFRDEILAPIVKYYFQGELQQLENLPETEPLIVAMNHAGMSFPWDFITLAYLLSQEKGWAVQPLAGLSLFEHPWVIWWLPPGWSRVLGGVRAKWNDFEGAIQQRKIVLYAPEGLRGPQKGWQKRYQLEKFDVSFMQLSDRYQVPIVPVICIGNESLHPWTRNLKKLQSLFKLPFLPLSPLMVLLLLFPSMGVWAMKTRLRYFIQPVEQNLVAGQNTERAIVYQKAQTLREKMQMQINQLRGVP, from the coding sequence GTGAGCAATCAAGGCTGTGAAAACATCCTCAATATTGATGCAGAAACATCATTATTTGATAGCTATAAATTTAGCTGGTTCGACTGGTTTTGTTTATGGTATCCCCCAGGTTGGTTAATTTTATTTAATCGTCACTGGCAGCACTACCATTCTGATCCAGATGGTTGGAATTGGTGGGAATATTTATTATTTTTATTGCCTGGGGGATTTTATTTAGCAATGCTGAGTCGTTGGCTGCGTCTTGGTTTTCGTGCGCCACGTAAAGAAATTGGCGAATTTGAACCAAAATATCAACAAGCCTTTCGTGATGAAATTCTCGCTCCCATTGTTAAATATTATTTTCAAGGAGAATTGCAACAATTAGAGAACTTACCAGAAACAGAGCCATTAATTGTGGCAATGAATCATGCTGGTATGTCTTTTCCTTGGGATTTTATAACTTTGGCTTATTTATTAAGCCAAGAAAAAGGATGGGCAGTACAACCGCTAGCAGGGCTATCGTTATTTGAACATCCTTGGGTAATTTGGTGGTTACCGCCTGGATGGTCAAGAGTTTTAGGCGGTGTGCGCGCCAAGTGGAATGATTTTGAAGGGGCTATACAGCAGCGTAAAATTGTTTTATATGCACCTGAAGGTTTACGCGGGCCGCAAAAAGGTTGGCAAAAGCGATATCAACTGGAAAAATTTGATGTGAGTTTTATGCAGTTGAGCGATCGCTATCAAGTTCCCATTGTCCCAGTTATTTGCATTGGCAACGAATCTTTGCATCCTTGGACAAGGAATCTCAAAAAGTTACAAAGCCTATTCAAATTACCATTTTTGCCTTTATCACCTTTAATGGTGCTATTGCTATTGTTTCCTTCAATGGGTGTTTGGGCAATGAAAACTCGCTTGCGTTACTTTATCCAACCTGTAGAGCAAAATCTGGTTGCTGGGCAAAACACAGAACGAGCAATAGTTTATCAAAAAGCGCAAACATTACGCGAAAAAATGCAAATGCAAATTAATCAACTTCGGGGAGTGCCATAA
- the rppA gene encoding two-component system response regulator RppA, translating to MLTTSSMRILLVDDETELTDPLSRVLTREGYSVDAAYEGTSGSQLAQASTYDLLILDWMLPGKTGLEICQELRRQGKTTPVLFLTAKDTLDDRVAGLDAGADDYLVKPFELRELLARVRALLRRSGVETYNTPTGRLVVADLELDVDNQVAYRQERVIELSQKESQLLQYFMEHSGQLLTHGQIMQHLWPDDEPPSSNVIAALIRLLRRKIEVASESQLIHTVYGKGYRFGTVAGEAV from the coding sequence ATGCTCACCACAAGCAGCATGAGAATTTTATTAGTTGATGACGAAACTGAACTCACTGATCCCTTGAGTCGCGTCTTAACCCGTGAGGGTTATAGCGTAGATGCTGCTTATGAAGGAACAAGCGGTAGTCAATTAGCACAAGCTAGTACTTATGACTTACTGATTTTAGATTGGATGCTACCAGGAAAAACGGGGTTAGAAATTTGTCAGGAATTACGCCGCCAAGGTAAAACTACTCCGGTACTATTTCTCACGGCTAAAGATACTCTAGATGATCGTGTTGCAGGTTTAGATGCTGGTGCAGATGACTATTTAGTGAAACCCTTTGAACTGCGGGAACTCTTAGCACGAGTCCGCGCTTTGTTGCGTCGTTCAGGTGTGGAAACTTACAACACGCCTACAGGACGCTTAGTAGTAGCTGATTTAGAATTGGATGTTGACAATCAAGTAGCCTATCGTCAAGAACGAGTGATTGAACTCTCCCAAAAAGAAAGCCAATTACTGCAATACTTTATGGAACACAGTGGCCAATTGCTAACTCATGGGCAGATTATGCAACATCTTTGGCCAGATGACGAACCACCAAGCAGTAATGTGATAGCGGCATTAATTCGTCTACTGCGCCGCAAAATAGAGGTAGCCAGCGAAAGCCAGTTAATTCACACTGTTTATGGTAAAGGCTATCGCTTTGGTACTGTGGCGGGAGAAGCAGTCTAA
- the hisG gene encoding ATP phosphoribosyltransferase — MLTVALPKGELLKNSIRLLQSVGLDFSAFLDSGNRQLQIVDASGQAKGLLVRGQDVPVYVEYGQAQVGIIGYDVLREKQPQVAQLVDLHFGHCRMSVAVKASSPYKSPLDLPAHGRVASKYVNCAREYFQSLDLPIEIVPLYGSVELGPITGMSEAIVDLVSTGRTLRENGLVEITTLYESTARLIAHPLSYRLNTGNLHQIVEKVRSHILSTV, encoded by the coding sequence ATGCTGACTGTTGCGTTGCCAAAAGGGGAATTACTTAAAAATAGCATCCGCCTGCTGCAATCTGTAGGTTTGGACTTTAGCGCTTTTTTAGATTCAGGAAACCGCCAGCTTCAAATTGTTGATGCTAGCGGACAAGCGAAAGGATTGCTGGTAAGGGGTCAGGATGTGCCTGTTTATGTAGAATATGGTCAGGCACAAGTGGGTATTATTGGTTATGATGTGCTGCGAGAAAAACAACCACAAGTTGCACAATTGGTAGATTTGCATTTTGGACATTGTCGGATGTCAGTAGCAGTTAAAGCATCCAGTCCTTATAAATCACCTTTAGATTTACCCGCACATGGTCGAGTAGCTTCTAAGTATGTCAATTGCGCCCGTGAATATTTTCAAAGTTTGGATTTACCAATAGAAATCGTACCGTTGTATGGTTCCGTGGAGCTAGGGCCGATTACTGGAATGTCCGAAGCGATTGTTGATTTGGTTTCTACCGGAAGGACTTTGCGAGAAAACGGTTTAGTTGAGATTACAACTTTGTATGAAAGTACAGCCCGATTAATTGCCCATCCCTTGAGTTATCGCCTGAATACAGGTAATTTACATCAAATAGTAGAAAAAGTGCGATCGCACATTCTCAGTACGGTCTAA
- a CDS encoding mannose-1-phosphate guanyltransferase produces the protein MRAVLMAGGSGTRLRPLTCDLPKPMVPILNRPIAEHIINLLRRHQVTEVIATLHYLPDVLRDYFQDGSDFGVQMTYAVEEDQPLGTAGCVKNIAELLDETFIVISGDSITDFDLTAAIEFHKQKKSKATLILTRVPNPIEFGVVITDEDGKINRFLEKPSTSEIFSDTVNTGTYILEPEVLEYLPDNTESDFSKDLFPLLLAKNEPMYGYIAQGYWCDVGHLDAYREAQYDALYGKVKLDFPYTEISPGIWRGQNTYIDPSAAIESPAVIGDNCRIGSRVQIEAGTVIGDNVTIGADANLKRPIVWNGAILGEEAQLSACVIARGTRVDRRSHVLEASVVGSLSTVGEEAQISPGVRVWPSKKIESGAILNINLIWGNTAQRNLFGQRGVQGLANVDITPEFAVKLGAAYGSTLKPGSRVTVSRDQRNVSRMVTRSLIAGLMSVGTDIQNLDATAVPIARTVIPTMSVVGGIHVRVHPDRPDYILIEFMDNKGINISKAQEKKIEGAFFKEDMRRAQIHEIGDVAYPSQVNDLYCTAFEKLLHVATLRNSRAKIVIDYVYSVTGAVLPQMLDQFGADAVVLNASLNKHAISTNEREALLTQLGHVVEALKANFGVQVSANGEQMILVDESGIPIRGEMLTALMVDMILTSNPRGTVVVPVHASSAVEQVARRHDGKIIRTKANPTALMEASQKYSNVVLAGSGDTGFIFPQLHPGFDAMFCIAKIIEMLTIQERSLATVRAELPRVIHRKYTVRCPWSAKGALMRYLVETHPAQNLELIDGVKIGQPHDDSWMLVLPDASEPVVHLFANSNERDWVDETLRNYRTRVQTFVERQQEQHPAEVQ, from the coding sequence ATGCGTGCAGTGCTGATGGCAGGCGGTTCGGGAACGCGGCTTCGTCCGTTAACGTGCGATTTGCCCAAACCGATGGTGCCGATTTTAAATCGGCCAATTGCTGAACATATCATCAATCTCCTCAGACGACATCAAGTCACAGAAGTGATTGCGACCTTGCATTATCTGCCTGATGTTCTGCGAGACTACTTTCAAGATGGTAGTGATTTTGGCGTGCAGATGACCTATGCCGTGGAAGAAGACCAGCCTCTAGGAACAGCAGGCTGTGTAAAAAATATTGCCGAACTCCTAGATGAAACTTTTATAGTGATTAGCGGCGATAGCATCACAGATTTTGATTTAACAGCAGCAATTGAATTTCACAAACAAAAAAAATCAAAAGCCACTTTAATTTTGACCCGTGTCCCCAACCCTATCGAATTTGGGGTTGTGATTACTGATGAAGATGGCAAGATTAATCGATTTTTAGAAAAACCTTCTACTAGTGAAATTTTTTCTGATACTGTCAACACTGGTACTTATATTCTGGAACCAGAAGTTTTGGAATATCTGCCTGACAATACAGAATCGGATTTTTCCAAAGATTTATTCCCTTTATTACTGGCAAAAAATGAGCCAATGTATGGCTACATTGCTCAAGGTTATTGGTGTGATGTCGGACATTTGGATGCCTATCGTGAAGCTCAGTATGATGCCTTATATGGCAAGGTAAAACTTGACTTTCCTTATACAGAGATTTCTCCGGGAATCTGGAGGGGTCAAAATACTTATATTGACCCTTCTGCTGCTATTGAAAGCCCTGCCGTCATTGGTGACAATTGCCGGATTGGTTCTAGGGTACAAATTGAAGCCGGAACTGTAATTGGCGACAATGTGACTATTGGCGCTGATGCTAATTTGAAGCGTCCGATTGTCTGGAATGGCGCGATTCTTGGTGAAGAAGCACAACTTTCAGCTTGTGTAATTGCCCGTGGCACTCGTGTAGACCGCCGCTCTCATGTATTAGAAGCTTCTGTAGTGGGTTCGCTATCTACGGTAGGGGAAGAAGCTCAAATTAGCCCTGGTGTGAGAGTTTGGCCTAGTAAAAAAATTGAGTCTGGTGCTATTTTAAACATCAACTTGATTTGGGGAAATACCGCACAAAGAAATTTATTTGGGCAACGTGGTGTACAAGGGTTAGCTAATGTTGATATCACCCCAGAATTTGCGGTGAAGTTAGGAGCCGCTTATGGTTCCACATTGAAACCAGGTTCTAGAGTAACGGTTTCCCGCGATCAGCGAAATGTATCGCGCATGGTAACGCGATCGCTCATTGCTGGTTTAATGTCAGTCGGGACTGATATTCAAAATCTCGATGCTACCGCCGTACCCATAGCTCGTACAGTTATACCCACAATGTCGGTAGTTGGCGGTATTCATGTGCGAGTACATCCCGATCGCCCTGACTATATCCTGATTGAATTCATGGATAACAAGGGGATTAATATTTCCAAAGCCCAAGAAAAGAAAATTGAGGGGGCTTTCTTTAAAGAAGATATGCGGCGGGCGCAAATTCACGAAATTGGTGATGTTGCCTATCCTAGTCAAGTCAATGACCTTTACTGCACGGCATTTGAGAAATTGCTGCACGTAGCAACCCTCCGCAACAGTCGCGCCAAAATAGTAATTGACTACGTTTATTCTGTGACTGGGGCAGTTTTACCCCAAATGTTAGATCAATTTGGTGCAGATGCCGTAGTTTTAAACGCCAGTCTGAATAAACACGCTATCTCCACAAATGAACGTGAAGCATTATTAACTCAGCTAGGTCATGTAGTTGAGGCGTTGAAGGCTAACTTTGGTGTCCAAGTCTCTGCTAACGGCGAACAGATGATTTTAGTAGATGAATCTGGGATACCAATTCGGGGGGAGATGTTAACCGCCTTAATGGTAGATATGATTTTAACTTCTAACCCCAGAGGGACCGTAGTTGTACCAGTTCATGCATCTAGTGCGGTGGAACAAGTCGCTCGTCGCCATGATGGTAAAATCATCCGCACCAAAGCCAACCCCACAGCTTTGATGGAAGCTTCGCAGAAATATTCCAATGTAGTATTAGCTGGTAGCGGAGATACAGGTTTTATTTTCCCGCAACTGCATCCAGGTTTTGATGCAATGTTCTGTATTGCCAAAATAATTGAGATGCTGACGATTCAAGAGCGATCGCTTGCAACTGTCCGCGCTGAATTACCTCGTGTCATTCATAGAAAATATACTGTCCGCTGTCCTTGGAGTGCTAAAGGCGCACTGATGCGTTATTTGGTTGAAACTCACCCCGCCCAAAACCTAGAATTAATCGATGGGGTAAAAATCGGTCAGCCTCATGATGATAGTTGGATGTTAGTTTTACCTGATGCTAGCGAACCAGTAGTACACCTATTTGCTAACAGCAACGAACGTGATTGGGTAGATGAAACCTTAAGAAACTACCGCACCCGTGTACAAACCTTTGTGGAAAGGCAACAAGAACAACATCCCGCAGAAGTTCAATAA
- a CDS encoding YgcG family protein, whose translation MLKDAPDIDLLEAKLMKWNLGKPKPIFWVSLFSSVILLCPLSSLALTVQEVPNPRKQSGGWVTDMAGILSNKTETQINQIISELEAKNGTEIAVVTVPKTAPAASPKQFATQLFNHWGIGKKGKDNGVLFLISVGDRRVEIETGYGIEAILPDAQVKNIIDTQIIPQFKKRDFEGGTLAGTKALVVVLQSPQQPLVSEVIARNNGLWTLLAGSGVLALGVGSFVYFKRTRTTSIKPEGRTRFKYGRYIFSCADCQQRMEKVDETIVKSYLTKPEQTAHKLGSVKFEGWKCSNCSSQLTDKGFNLVALESYFDRFKKCPHCQEFTVTITKKTIKSATQYSPGKRLITDNCHSCDYQYQIEQIILPLPPPPPPSSGDSGSSWGGGGFSDGGGGGFGGGSSGGGGAGGSW comes from the coding sequence GTGCTCAAAGACGCTCCAGATATTGATCTGCTGGAGGCGAAATTAATGAAATGGAATTTAGGAAAACCAAAACCCATTTTTTGGGTGAGTTTGTTTTCTTCTGTGATCTTACTTTGTCCTCTTTCTAGCTTGGCTTTGACTGTTCAAGAAGTGCCTAACCCCCGCAAGCAATCAGGAGGTTGGGTAACAGATATGGCAGGAATTCTCAGCAATAAAACAGAAACCCAAATTAATCAGATTATTTCTGAGTTAGAAGCGAAAAACGGTACAGAAATAGCAGTGGTAACTGTTCCTAAAACTGCGCCTGCTGCTTCTCCTAAACAATTTGCTACCCAATTATTTAATCATTGGGGTATTGGTAAAAAAGGCAAAGATAACGGCGTATTGTTTTTGATTTCCGTAGGCGATCGCAGGGTGGAAATTGAGACTGGTTATGGAATTGAAGCAATTTTACCTGATGCCCAAGTCAAGAATATTATTGATACTCAAATTATCCCACAATTTAAAAAAAGAGATTTTGAAGGCGGTACCCTAGCAGGAACAAAAGCATTAGTAGTTGTTCTCCAATCTCCTCAGCAACCATTGGTAAGTGAAGTTATAGCCCGAAATAATGGACTATGGACACTTTTAGCTGGTAGTGGCGTATTAGCGCTAGGAGTCGGAAGTTTTGTTTATTTTAAACGTACTCGTACAACTTCTATTAAACCCGAAGGGCGCACACGTTTCAAGTATGGCAGGTACATTTTTTCTTGTGCTGATTGCCAACAGCGAATGGAAAAAGTTGACGAAACCATAGTCAAATCATATTTGACAAAACCAGAACAAACAGCACACAAATTAGGTAGCGTCAAATTTGAAGGTTGGAAATGCTCCAATTGCAGTTCACAACTCACTGATAAAGGATTTAATTTAGTTGCCCTTGAGTCCTATTTCGATAGATTTAAGAAGTGCCCTCACTGTCAAGAATTCACTGTTACTATCACAAAAAAAACTATCAAATCAGCTACGCAATATAGTCCCGGAAAACGACTAATTACTGATAATTGCCATAGTTGTGATTATCAATACCAGATAGAACAAATAATTCTACCTTTACCTCCCCCACCCCCGCCTTCTTCCGGTGATTCTGGTAGTTCCTGGGGTGGCGGTGGTTTCAGTGATGGTGGTGGTGGTGGCTTTGGCGGTGGTAGTAGTGGCGGCGGTGGTGCTGGTGGTAGTTGGTAA
- a CDS encoding LemA family protein → MNNPDQRISEKIAPEVLELAARYYANHTQSYSAAELVVAGKEADIPAEFIQQAIKDVEAKHKQQLAQAKRSVNFRRGMLSIGAGILAALAVWTSFTYNFLQRSTARVEVAWAQVENQLQRRADLIPNLLNVTQVYAKQEKELVSLLVRSRQAYLQATTPNEKAGAIVQINQAIDRFRSYAVANPQLQSSQLFINLQYELAGTENRLAVERMRYNQAVQVYNQEIQIFPNSLVANTFGFKKQEFFQATNKDVPQIPQE, encoded by the coding sequence ATGAACAATCCAGATCAAAGAATTTCGGAAAAGATTGCGCCAGAGGTGCTGGAGTTAGCTGCGCGCTATTATGCTAACCATACTCAAAGTTACTCGGCTGCTGAATTAGTTGTGGCGGGAAAAGAAGCGGATATTCCGGCGGAGTTTATTCAGCAAGCCATCAAAGATGTAGAAGCAAAGCACAAACAACAACTTGCACAAGCCAAGCGTTCAGTAAATTTTCGCCGAGGAATGCTGAGTATTGGTGCAGGTATATTAGCTGCATTGGCTGTATGGACTAGCTTTACTTACAACTTTCTACAAAGAAGTACTGCAAGAGTGGAAGTAGCTTGGGCGCAAGTGGAAAATCAACTCCAGCGACGTGCTGATTTAATACCTAATCTGCTAAATGTGACACAAGTCTACGCCAAACAGGAAAAAGAGTTAGTTTCTTTGTTAGTGCGATCGCGTCAGGCTTACTTACAAGCTACCACTCCCAATGAAAAAGCTGGTGCGATCGTCCAAATTAATCAGGCAATCGATCGCTTTCGTAGTTATGCAGTCGCTAATCCCCAATTACAATCTAGCCAATTATTTATTAATCTTCAGTATGAGCTAGCTGGTACGGAAAATCGTCTGGCTGTAGAGCGAATGCGCTATAACCAAGCAGTTCAAGTCTACAATCAAGAAATTCAAATTTTCCCCAACTCTCTAGTTGCTAATACTTTTGGTTTTAAGAAACAAGAATTTTTTCAAGCTACAAATAAAGATGTTCCTCAAATCCCACAGGAATAA
- the nadA gene encoding quinolinate synthase NadA: MFNTALVDRETTHPGVLPLDLFAAIESLKKELNAVILAHYYQEPDIQDIADFIGDSLQLARAAANTNADTIVFAGVHFMAETAKILNPDKLVLLPDLNAGCSLADSCPAEAFAAFKAAHPDHLVVSYINCSADIKAMSDIICTSSNAVKIVQQIPKDQPIIFAPDRNLGRYVMEQTGRDMVLWDGSCIVHETFSEKKIVQLKIAHPEAEAIAHPECETSILRHANYIGSTAALLTYCQNSPAQEFIVATEPGIIHQMQKLAPQKRFIPAPPINNCNCNECPFMRLNTLEKVYLAMKNRTPEITMSEEIRLAALRPMQRMLEMSV; the protein is encoded by the coding sequence GTGTTTAACACTGCACTTGTTGATCGAGAAACCACCCATCCGGGTGTACTACCACTGGATTTATTTGCGGCGATTGAGAGTCTCAAAAAAGAACTCAACGCGGTGATTTTAGCCCATTACTATCAAGAGCCAGATATCCAGGATATTGCAGACTTTATTGGGGATTCATTACAACTAGCCAGAGCTGCAGCTAATACCAATGCAGATACAATTGTTTTTGCTGGTGTTCACTTCATGGCAGAAACAGCAAAGATACTAAATCCTGATAAATTGGTACTGCTACCAGACTTAAATGCTGGTTGTTCTTTAGCAGATAGTTGTCCAGCGGAGGCGTTTGCAGCCTTTAAAGCCGCCCATCCCGATCATCTAGTGGTTTCTTATATTAACTGCTCTGCAGATATTAAAGCCATGAGCGATATTATCTGCACCAGTTCTAATGCTGTGAAGATTGTGCAGCAAATACCGAAAGACCAGCCCATTATTTTTGCCCCCGATCGCAATTTGGGGCGCTACGTCATGGAGCAAACCGGACGAGACATGGTGTTATGGGACGGTAGCTGCATTGTGCATGAAACCTTCTCGGAAAAGAAAATTGTCCAGTTAAAAATTGCCCATCCCGAAGCGGAGGCGATCGCACACCCAGAATGCGAAACTAGCATTTTGCGCCACGCTAACTATATCGGCTCTACAGCAGCTTTACTAACATATTGTCAAAACAGCCCAGCACAGGAATTTATCGTGGCTACAGAGCCAGGGATTATTCACCAAATGCAAAAACTAGCTCCCCAAAAGCGATTTATTCCTGCGCCACCAATTAATAACTGTAATTGCAATGAATGCCCGTTTATGCGCTTAAATACCTTAGAAAAAGTGTATTTGGCAATGAAAAATCGTACTCCCGAAATCACCATGTCTGAGGAGATACGATTAGCAGCGTTGCGTCCAATGCAACGGATGTTAGAAATGAGCGTTTAG